A window of Streptomyces marispadix contains these coding sequences:
- the amaP gene encoding alkaline shock response membrane anchor protein AmaP — MDRALRSVNRVLLALAGLLLLALGLAALVGGFDLARHWNFDMPSGWPWARPDDVLLSGTDRTKWRDESWWWPSVFAGLGLLVVLLLWWLLAQLRRRRLGEVLVESGDGEGALLRGRALANVLEAEAASLPGVDKAAVRLTGRRTAPRASVELLLSAHAEPGPVLGRVSGEALENARSSASLEALPAEVRLRTVKHRPERVV, encoded by the coding sequence ATGGACAGAGCCCTGCGTAGCGTGAACCGGGTGCTGCTGGCACTGGCGGGCCTGCTGCTGCTCGCTCTCGGACTCGCGGCGCTCGTCGGCGGCTTCGACCTGGCCCGCCACTGGAACTTCGACATGCCCTCGGGCTGGCCTTGGGCGAGGCCGGACGACGTGCTGCTGTCCGGCACCGACCGGACCAAGTGGCGCGACGAGAGCTGGTGGTGGCCGTCCGTCTTCGCCGGGCTCGGCCTGCTGGTGGTCCTGCTGCTGTGGTGGCTGCTGGCACAGCTCCGCAGGCGCAGGCTCGGCGAGGTGCTCGTCGAAAGCGGCGACGGCGAGGGCGCGTTGCTGCGCGGCAGGGCGCTGGCCAATGTGCTGGAGGCGGAGGCGGCATCCCTGCCGGGAGTCGACAAGGCGGCGGTACGGCTGACGGGGCGGCGGACCGCACCACGTGCCTCGGTGGAGCTGCTGCTCTCGGCACACGCGGAGCCGGGGCCGGTGCTGGGACGCGTCTCCGGCGAGGCGCTGGAGAACGCACGGTCGTCCGCTTCGCTGGAGGCGCTGCCCGCGGAGGTGCGGCTGCGGACCGTCAAGCACCGCCCCGAGCGCGTGGTCTGA
- a CDS encoding DUF6286 domain-containing protein, with translation MSYERTQRLPTLEKEPQPHTAREAGSGDLEQTTSAAGYDPGGGPRQTGHAGRFWSVRRLPAGIVALLALAAAGLMLYDLISVRAGRSAMSWRRALADEMATTPVDDPKVLAAACVVALLGVWLIVLAVTPGRRGLLPMRQSAGVRAGLERTAAALVLRDRAMQVSGVQSVRVAVGRRKVRARARAHFRDLHDVRGDLDSALGSGIRQLGLARQPGLSVHVERPKKR, from the coding sequence GTGAGCTACGAGCGCACCCAGCGGCTGCCCACGCTGGAGAAGGAACCCCAGCCGCACACGGCACGGGAGGCGGGCAGCGGAGACCTCGAACAGACGACGTCCGCCGCGGGCTACGACCCCGGCGGCGGGCCCCGGCAGACAGGCCACGCGGGGCGGTTCTGGTCCGTGCGGCGCCTGCCCGCGGGAATCGTCGCCCTGCTCGCGCTCGCCGCGGCGGGGCTGATGCTCTACGACCTGATCTCCGTGCGGGCCGGACGTTCCGCGATGAGCTGGCGCCGCGCCCTCGCCGATGAGATGGCCACCACCCCCGTGGACGACCCCAAGGTCCTCGCCGCCGCCTGCGTCGTGGCGCTGCTCGGCGTATGGCTGATCGTGCTCGCCGTGACGCCGGGCCGCCGCGGGCTGCTGCCGATGCGTCAATCGGCCGGTGTACGGGCGGGGTTGGAGCGTACGGCCGCCGCGCTCGTGCTGCGGGACCGTGCGATGCAGGTGTCCGGCGTGCAGTCGGTACGTGTCGCCGTGGGGCGCCGCAAGGTCAGGGCGCGTGCGCGGGCGCACTTCCGCGATCTGCACGACGTACGCGGAGACCTCGACTCCGCTCTCGGCTCCGGAATCCGCCAGCTCGGTCTGGCGCGTCAGCCCGGCCTGTCCGTACACGTAGAGCGCCCGAAGAAGCGGTGA